Proteins from one Gibbsiella quercinecans genomic window:
- the dld gene encoding D-lactate dehydrogenase, producing the protein MQSASQENQEFIKQLKNIVGSAQVLTGERDTERYRKGFRSGGGNALAVVFPNRLLHIWQILQACVAADKIVIMQAANTGLTEGSTPSGDDYGRDIVIISTLRLDHIQVLDNGKQVISFPGGTLYKLEKVLKPYGREPHSVIGSSCIGASVVGGVCNNSGGSLVKRGPAYTEMALFAQLDADGQLRLVNHLGIKLGSTPEEILTRLEQGDYRPEDVEHSGHQASDHEYAQRVRDVDADTPSRFNADKRRLYEAAGCAGKLAVFAVRLDTFEKENQQQVFYIGTNHTEVLTELRRHILSQFSNLPVAGEYMHRDIFDIAEVYGKDTFIMIDKLGTDQMPRFFTLKGRLDASFNKLPLLPHNLTDRVMQGLSHLVPNHLPKRMKEYRDRFEHHLLLKMSGAGIEEAHTYLKTYFAQAEGEFFVCTEEEGKKAFLHRFAAAGAAVRYHAVHANEVENILPLDIALRRNDTEWFETLPPEIDSQLVYKLYYGHFMCHVFHQDYVVKKGVDTHQLKEQMLALLDKRGAEYPAEHNVGHLYHAKPALKAFYQAADPTNSFNPGIGKTSKLKNWQGDGH; encoded by the coding sequence ATGCAGTCCGCAAGTCAGGAAAATCAGGAATTTATCAAACAACTGAAAAATATTGTCGGCAGCGCCCAGGTGCTTACCGGCGAGCGCGATACCGAACGCTATCGTAAAGGGTTCCGCTCCGGCGGCGGCAACGCGCTGGCGGTGGTGTTTCCCAACCGCCTGTTGCATATCTGGCAGATCCTGCAGGCCTGCGTCGCCGCAGACAAAATCGTCATCATGCAAGCCGCCAATACCGGCCTGACCGAAGGTTCAACGCCAAGCGGCGATGATTACGGTCGCGACATCGTTATCATCAGCACCCTGCGCCTGGATCATATTCAGGTGCTGGATAACGGTAAACAGGTGATCAGCTTCCCCGGCGGCACCCTGTACAAACTGGAAAAAGTGCTCAAACCCTATGGCCGTGAACCGCACTCAGTCATCGGCTCTTCCTGTATCGGCGCTTCGGTAGTGGGCGGCGTGTGCAATAACTCCGGCGGTTCGCTGGTTAAACGCGGGCCGGCCTATACCGAAATGGCGCTGTTCGCCCAACTGGATGCCGATGGGCAACTGCGGCTGGTCAACCATCTTGGCATTAAGCTGGGCAGCACGCCGGAAGAAATTTTAACCAGGCTCGAGCAAGGCGACTATCGCCCGGAAGACGTGGAACATAGCGGCCATCAGGCTTCCGATCACGAGTATGCCCAGCGGGTGCGCGATGTGGATGCCGATACCCCTTCCCGCTTTAATGCGGATAAGCGCCGGCTGTACGAGGCCGCCGGCTGTGCCGGCAAGCTGGCGGTATTCGCCGTGCGGCTGGACACCTTCGAGAAGGAAAACCAGCAGCAGGTGTTCTACATTGGCACCAACCATACCGAAGTGTTGACCGAGCTGCGCCGCCATATTCTCAGCCAGTTCAGCAACCTGCCGGTGGCCGGTGAATATATGCACCGCGATATTTTCGATATTGCTGAAGTGTACGGCAAAGACACCTTTATCATGATCGACAAACTCGGCACCGATCAAATGCCGCGCTTCTTTACCCTGAAGGGCCGGCTGGACGCCAGTTTCAACAAGTTGCCGCTGCTGCCGCACAACCTGACCGATCGGGTGATGCAGGGGCTGAGCCACCTGGTGCCCAACCACCTGCCGAAACGGATGAAGGAATACCGCGATCGCTTCGAACACCATCTGCTGCTGAAAATGTCAGGGGCAGGGATAGAGGAAGCGCATACTTACCTGAAAACCTATTTTGCCCAGGCCGAGGGGGAGTTCTTCGTCTGCACAGAGGAAGAAGGCAAGAAAGCCTTTCTACACCGTTTCGCTGCCGCCGGGGCGGCGGTGCGCTACCATGCCGTCCACGCCAATGAGGTGGAAAACATTCTGCCGTTGGACATCGCCTTGCGCCGTAACGATACCGAATGGTTTGAAACCCTGCCGCCGGAGATCGACAGCCAACTGGTGTACAAGCTGTATTACGGCCACTTTATGTGCCACGTGTTCCATCAGGATTACGTCGTGAAGAAAGGGGTGGATACCCACCAGTTGAAAGAGCAAATGCTGGCGCTGCTTGATAAGCGTGGCGCAGAATACCCGGCCGAGCACAACGTCGGCCACCTGTACCACGCCAAACCGGCGTTGAAGGCCTTTTACCAAGCCGCCGACCCAACCAATAGCTTTAATCCGGGCATAGGCAAAACCAGCAAGTTGAAAAACTGGCAGGGCGACGGCCACTAA
- a CDS encoding AAA family ATPase: MIVLIGSQKGGVGKSTKAVNIAGYLILKQGKTAIIVDADDQKSIMTWYNDRQNVGGLPHIPVVAASGKIKETLLELDRHYDYVIVDTAGRDSAELRSGLLAADLFLSPLRPSQMDLDTIGYLSEMFSTAQEYNEKVKGYIVLNMCPTNIFINEANEAAEVLSEYPEFTLVNNRLCDRKIYRDAWGEAITIHEANNEKAQNEIESLVKEVIL; this comes from the coding sequence ATGATTGTTTTGATTGGCTCCCAAAAGGGCGGCGTCGGGAAATCGACAAAGGCAGTAAATATTGCCGGTTACTTAATTCTCAAGCAGGGCAAAACGGCGATCATCGTTGATGCCGACGACCAGAAATCGATCATGACCTGGTACAACGATCGGCAAAACGTTGGCGGCCTGCCGCACATCCCTGTCGTTGCCGCTTCAGGAAAGATCAAAGAAACGCTGCTGGAATTGGATCGCCATTACGACTATGTGATTGTCGATACCGCCGGGCGGGACAGCGCCGAATTGCGTTCCGGCCTGTTGGCGGCCGATTTGTTCCTCTCCCCGCTGCGCCCTTCGCAGATGGATCTGGATACCATCGGCTACCTTTCGGAAATGTTCTCTACCGCGCAGGAATATAATGAAAAGGTGAAAGGCTACATTGTGTTGAACATGTGCCCGACCAACATCTTCATCAATGAAGCCAATGAAGCGGCGGAAGTGTTAAGCGAATACCCGGAGTTTACGCTGGTGAACAACCGCCTGTGCGATCGCAAAATCTACCGCGATGCCTGGGGCGAAGCGATCACTATTCACGAAGCCAATAATGAAAAAGCGCAAAATGAGATTGAAAGCCTGGTCAAGGAAGTCATCTTATGA
- a CDS encoding acyltransferase produces MPSSLRTLQAGIVDVETGENVTVIEPCNLYGCHLSDGVFIGPFVEIQRNTCIGARSKVQSHSFICEYVTIGEDCFIGHGVMFANDLFKQGAPDANPESWGRTWIGDRVSIGSGATILAVTICSGAVIGAGAVVTHDIARKGIYAGNPARLLRALP; encoded by the coding sequence ATGCCATCTTCCCTGCGTACCCTTCAGGCAGGCATCGTCGATGTTGAAACCGGTGAAAACGTCACGGTGATCGAACCCTGCAACCTGTACGGCTGCCATCTTAGCGATGGGGTGTTTATTGGCCCGTTTGTTGAGATCCAGCGCAATACCTGCATTGGCGCCCGCAGCAAAGTGCAATCCCACAGTTTTATCTGTGAATACGTGACCATCGGCGAGGATTGTTTTATCGGCCACGGCGTGATGTTCGCTAACGATCTGTTCAAACAGGGCGCGCCGGACGCTAACCCAGAAAGCTGGGGGCGCACCTGGATTGGCGATCGGGTTTCTATCGGCTCCGGCGCGACCATTCTGGCGGTAACCATCTGCAGCGGAGCGGTAATCGGCGCCGGGGCGGTGGTGACTCATGACATCGCCCGCAAGGGCATTTACGCCGGCAACCCGGCAAGGCTATTAAGAGCGCTGCCCTAA
- the bglX gene encoding beta-glucosidase BglX encodes MKWLCVVRVLAGLAISPAFAQGTGATQGINVQQRDAFIAKLMGQMTLEEKIGQLRLISVGPDNPKEVIREGIRKGQIGAIFNTVTRPDIRVMQDQAMQLSRLKIPLFFAYDVVHGQRTIFPISLGLAASFDTQAIAQSARIAAMEASDDGLNMTFAPMVDITRDPRWGRVSEGFGEDTWLVSKIARLMVDNLQNGDPAKPGAVMASVKHFALYGATEGGRDYNTVDMSPLRMYQDYLPPYRAAIDAGSGGVMVSLNSINGIPATANPWLLKDLLRNQWGFGGITISDHGAIKELIKHGVAMDARDAVRLAITSGVDMSMSDEFYDKYLPGLVKAGLVKESDIDRACRNVLNTKYAMGLFNDPYAHLGPVGSDPQDTNAESRLHRAEAREVARTTMVLLKNDRQTLPLRKQGTIALIGPLADSQRDVMGSWSAAGVVKQSITLRAGLQNVVGDKAKILYAKGANITQDKSIIDYLNLYEPAVVFDDRPPQQMLDEALAVARQADVIVAVVGESQGMAHEASSRADITIPQSQRDLIAALKATGKPLVLVLMNGRPLALSWESQQADAMLETWFSGTEGGNAIADVLFGDYNPSGKLPMTFPRSVGQIPMYYNHLNTGRPFNPDKPNKYTSRYFDSPNGPLYPFGYGLSYTTFSLTDLKLSGSQMARNGKITASVTLKNTGKYDGATIVQLYVQDVAASVSRPVKELRNFKKVMLKAGETQRVELPITEDDLKFYNASLKWGAEPGQFTVFVGLDSDNLLQQSFSLQ; translated from the coding sequence ATGAAATGGCTCTGTGTGGTGCGTGTGTTAGCCGGTCTGGCCATCAGCCCGGCATTTGCGCAAGGAACGGGCGCAACGCAAGGAATCAATGTTCAACAGCGTGATGCATTTATTGCCAAACTGATGGGGCAGATGACGCTTGAAGAGAAAATCGGCCAGTTGCGTTTAATCAGCGTGGGGCCGGATAACCCGAAAGAAGTGATTCGGGAAGGGATCCGCAAAGGGCAGATTGGCGCGATTTTCAATACGGTGACCCGGCCGGATATCCGGGTGATGCAGGATCAGGCGATGCAGCTCAGCCGTCTGAAAATTCCTCTTTTCTTTGCCTATGACGTTGTACACGGACAGCGAACCATCTTCCCGATAAGCCTAGGGCTGGCGGCCAGTTTTGATACGCAGGCTATCGCCCAGAGTGCCCGTATCGCCGCCATGGAAGCCAGCGATGACGGCCTGAACATGACGTTTGCGCCAATGGTGGATATCACGCGCGATCCGCGCTGGGGAAGGGTGTCGGAAGGCTTTGGCGAAGACACCTGGCTGGTGTCAAAGATTGCCCGGCTGATGGTGGATAATCTGCAAAATGGCGATCCGGCCAAACCGGGGGCGGTGATGGCCAGCGTCAAGCATTTTGCGCTGTACGGCGCTACGGAAGGTGGGCGTGATTACAACACCGTCGACATGAGCCCGCTGCGGATGTATCAGGACTATCTGCCGCCTTACCGGGCGGCGATCGATGCCGGCAGCGGCGGGGTGATGGTGTCGCTCAACTCGATTAACGGCATACCCGCCACCGCGAACCCGTGGCTGCTGAAGGATTTACTGCGCAACCAGTGGGGCTTCGGCGGGATCACCATCAGCGATCACGGCGCCATCAAAGAGCTGATCAAGCACGGCGTGGCGATGGATGCGCGTGATGCGGTGCGCCTGGCGATCACCTCCGGCGTGGATATGAGCATGAGCGATGAGTTCTACGATAAGTATCTGCCGGGGCTGGTGAAAGCGGGCCTGGTGAAGGAAAGCGATATCGATCGCGCCTGCCGCAATGTGCTGAACACCAAATATGCCATGGGGCTGTTTAATGATCCTTATGCGCATCTTGGCCCGGTCGGCAGCGATCCACAGGATACCAATGCGGAAAGCCGCCTGCACCGGGCCGAAGCCCGCGAAGTGGCGCGAACAACCATGGTGCTGTTGAAGAACGATCGCCAGACGCTGCCGCTGCGCAAACAGGGCACTATTGCCCTTATTGGGCCGTTGGCCGACAGCCAGCGTGACGTGATGGGCAGCTGGTCGGCCGCTGGAGTGGTCAAGCAGTCGATCACCCTGCGCGCCGGCTTGCAAAATGTGGTGGGTGATAAGGCAAAAATTCTGTATGCCAAAGGCGCGAATATTACTCAGGATAAAAGCATTATTGATTATCTGAACCTGTATGAGCCGGCGGTGGTGTTTGATGATCGCCCGCCGCAGCAGATGCTTGATGAAGCGCTGGCGGTAGCCCGGCAGGCCGATGTGATCGTGGCCGTCGTCGGGGAATCGCAGGGGATGGCGCATGAAGCATCCAGCCGTGCCGACATTACTATCCCGCAGAGCCAGCGCGATCTGATCGCCGCCCTGAAAGCCACCGGCAAGCCCCTGGTGCTGGTGCTGATGAATGGCCGCCCGTTGGCGCTAAGCTGGGAAAGCCAACAGGCCGATGCGATGTTGGAAACCTGGTTCAGCGGCACGGAGGGGGGCAATGCGATAGCCGATGTGCTGTTCGGCGATTATAACCCTTCGGGCAAGCTGCCGATGACTTTCCCGCGTTCCGTCGGGCAGATCCCGATGTATTACAACCATCTGAATACCGGCCGGCCATTTAACCCTGATAAGCCGAACAAGTACACTTCGCGCTACTTTGATTCGCCGAATGGGCCGCTGTATCCGTTCGGCTATGGCTTGAGCTATACCACCTTCAGCCTGACGGATCTGAAGTTGTCTGGCTCGCAGATGGCGCGTAACGGCAAAATCACCGCCAGCGTAACGCTGAAAAACACCGGTAAGTATGACGGCGCTACGATCGTGCAGCTGTATGTGCAGGATGTCGCCGCATCGGTCAGCCGCCCAGTGAAGGAACTGCGCAATTTTAAAAAGGTGATGTTGAAGGCCGGTGAGACGCAGCGGGTTGAATTGCCCATCACCGAAGACGATCTCAAGTTTTATAATGCCAGCCTGAAGTGGGGCGCCGAGCCAGGTCAGTTTACTGTGTTTGTGGGCCTGGATTCCGATAATCTGTTGCAGCAGAGTTTTAGCCTGCAATAA
- a CDS encoding Yip1 family protein: MVNHVWGLLAHPATEFKQIKRENESIAHLYTHHVLLLAAVPVICAFIGTTQLGWLSGGGHAIRLGIPAALFAALLFYVLMLAGVAVMGQVIHWMARRYDSRPSLHRCMVFAGYVATPMFLSGVVALYPMVWLCLFVGIIGLCYSGYLLYLGIPHFLNIDSQEGFIFSSSTFAIGILVLELMLGLTVVLWGYGSWLF, encoded by the coding sequence ATGGTCAATCATGTTTGGGGGTTGCTGGCGCATCCTGCTACCGAATTCAAACAGATAAAACGCGAGAACGAGTCGATCGCACACCTCTATACACATCACGTGCTGTTACTGGCCGCGGTTCCGGTGATCTGCGCCTTTATCGGCACCACCCAACTGGGGTGGCTTTCCGGCGGCGGGCACGCCATACGGCTGGGCATCCCGGCGGCGTTATTTGCCGCATTGCTGTTTTATGTGTTGATGCTGGCGGGCGTTGCGGTGATGGGGCAGGTGATTCACTGGATGGCGCGGCGTTATGATTCACGCCCGAGCCTGCACCGCTGCATGGTGTTTGCCGGCTACGTAGCGACACCGATGTTCCTTAGCGGTGTGGTCGCCCTGTACCCGATGGTATGGCTGTGTTTGTTTGTCGGTATTATCGGGCTGTGCTATTCCGGCTACCTGCTGTATCTGGGCATTCCGCATTTCCTGAATATTGATAGCCAGGAAGGGTTTATCTTCTCAAGCTCCACCTTCGCCATTGGGATCCTGGTGCTTGAGCTGATGCTTGGCCTGACGGTGGTGCTGTGGGGGTATGGTTCGTGGTTGTTCTGA
- a CDS encoding LysR substrate-binding domain-containing protein: MQSSLPSLDVLKTFVVVAQRLNFTHAANALHLTQGAVSRQILGLERQLGYPLFSRRARGLALTPQGAKLLAPVQQALGQLEEALVSVSAQPGTLRIKCPTCAMRWVLPRIIRLQNERPEMHIELTAAVSHGLDFSTESFDAAVVFGPPPGKRLAAHLLFDEVLTPVCTPSYLADLGRAPTLEDLTGKILLHPTRDRRDWLRWLKAAGQKGPPAAKAQHFDTLDLAMSAALQGFGIAIGDPCLLEDDLQAGRIVTPFPVSVVSGAAYYLVYPERAVMPAALAALVGWLSREAQSSRERQAQYRSAHAGNAL, from the coding sequence ATGCAGTCATCACTGCCGTCGCTTGATGTATTGAAAACCTTCGTCGTGGTGGCGCAGCGGCTGAATTTTACCCATGCCGCCAACGCATTACACCTGACCCAGGGGGCCGTCAGCCGCCAGATTCTGGGCCTGGAGCGGCAGTTGGGCTATCCGCTGTTCAGCCGGCGCGCGCGCGGCCTGGCGCTCACGCCGCAAGGGGCGAAGCTGCTGGCGCCGGTACAACAGGCGCTGGGGCAACTGGAAGAAGCGCTGGTCAGCGTCAGCGCGCAGCCCGGTACTCTGCGTATTAAATGCCCGACCTGCGCCATGCGCTGGGTGTTGCCGCGTATTATTCGTTTGCAGAATGAACGGCCGGAAATGCACATCGAATTAACCGCTGCGGTTTCGCACGGGCTGGATTTCAGCACCGAGAGTTTTGACGCCGCGGTGGTGTTCGGGCCGCCGCCAGGCAAGCGGTTGGCGGCGCACCTGCTGTTTGACGAGGTGCTTACGCCGGTCTGCACGCCGTCTTATTTGGCCGATTTGGGCCGTGCTCCCACCCTGGAGGATTTGACGGGGAAAATCCTGTTGCACCCCACGCGCGATCGCCGTGACTGGCTGCGTTGGCTGAAGGCCGCCGGGCAAAAAGGGCCGCCGGCGGCCAAAGCACAGCATTTTGACACGCTTGATCTGGCGATGAGCGCTGCGCTGCAAGGGTTCGGCATCGCTATCGGCGATCCCTGCCTGTTGGAAGACGATCTTCAGGCCGGCCGCATCGTTACGCCATTTCCCGTTAGCGTGGTCAGTGGCGCCGCGTATTATCTGGTCTATCCTGAAAGAGCAGTGATGCCGGCCGCGCTGGCGGCATTGGTGGGGTGGTTGAGCCGCGAGGCGCAAAGCAGCCGTGAACGCCAGGCGCAATATCGCTCCGCTCACGCCGGTAATGCTTTGTAA
- the ddlA gene encoding D-alanine--D-alanine ligase — translation MAKLRVGVIFGGKSAEHEVSLQSAKNIVDAIDKEKFDVTLLGIDKQGQWHINDASNYLLHAENPALIALNHSNKNVALIPGQEKQQLIEAGSAGALTQLDVVFPIVHGTLGEDGSLQGLLRMANIPFVGAGVLGSAVSMDKDVTKRLLRDAGLAVAPFVTLTRSNRSKFSFEQVSDSLGLPLFIKPANQGSSVGVSKVKNQAEFEQAVALAFSFDHKVLVESAIVGREIECAVLGNDEPQASVCGEIVLSDEFYSYDTKYINEQGAQVMVPAAISSEASDKIRDVALKTFRALDCTGMARVDVFLTPDNNVIVNEINTLPGFTNISMYPKLWGASGVSYTQLITTLIELALERHQQDRALQSSVFDRS, via the coding sequence GTGGCTAAATTACGTGTTGGGGTGATTTTTGGCGGTAAATCGGCGGAGCATGAGGTTTCGTTGCAATCGGCAAAAAACATTGTGGATGCCATCGACAAAGAGAAATTCGACGTCACGCTGTTGGGGATCGATAAGCAAGGGCAATGGCATATCAATGATGCGTCCAACTATCTGCTGCATGCGGAAAACCCGGCGTTGATCGCACTCAACCACTCCAATAAAAATGTTGCGCTGATCCCGGGCCAGGAAAAACAGCAGTTAATCGAGGCCGGTAGCGCCGGCGCGCTGACCCAGCTTGATGTGGTGTTCCCGATCGTGCACGGTACGCTGGGCGAAGACGGCTCGTTGCAAGGGCTGTTGCGTATGGCCAATATTCCGTTCGTCGGGGCCGGGGTGCTTGGCTCTGCGGTCAGCATGGATAAAGACGTCACCAAACGCCTGCTGCGCGATGCTGGGCTGGCCGTGGCGCCGTTTGTGACCTTAACGCGCAGTAACCGCAGCAAATTCAGCTTTGAACAAGTGAGTGATAGCCTGGGCCTGCCGCTGTTTATCAAGCCGGCTAACCAGGGCTCTTCGGTCGGCGTTAGCAAAGTGAAAAACCAGGCAGAGTTTGAGCAGGCGGTGGCGCTGGCATTTAGCTTTGATCACAAGGTGCTGGTGGAATCCGCCATTGTTGGCCGTGAGATCGAATGCGCCGTGCTCGGCAATGATGAGCCGCAGGCCAGCGTGTGCGGTGAAATTGTGTTGAGCGATGAGTTTTACTCTTACGACACCAAGTACATCAATGAGCAGGGCGCGCAGGTGATGGTGCCGGCGGCGATTTCATCCGAGGCCAGCGATAAAATCCGCGATGTGGCGTTGAAGACGTTTCGCGCGCTGGACTGCACGGGCATGGCGCGCGTCGATGTGTTCCTGACGCCGGATAACAACGTGATTGTCAACGAAATTAATACGTTGCCGGGGTTCACCAATATCAGTATGTACCCTAAGCTGTGGGGCGCCAGCGGCGTGAGTTACACCCAACTGATTACGACGTTGATCGAGCTGGCGCTGGAACGCCATCAGCAGGATCGCGCATTGCAAAGCTCGGTGTTCGATCGCAGTTAG
- a CDS encoding ABC transporter substrate-binding protein produces the protein MKNSLKMLIAAGCLLASGATLGAEQSMRFGLEALYPPFESKSASGQLEGFDIDLGNAVCAAAKLKCSWVEASFDSLIPALQARKFDVINSAMNITQQRKQAIDFTNAIYQVPNRLIAKADSGLKPDAQSLAGKSVGVLQGSIQESYAKAHWAPKGVNVVSYQDQNQVYLDLTAGRLDATLIMAPAGQGGFLDRPDGKGFAFVGDTVHDEKIFGEGIAFGLRKGDDALRNKLNAAIAEVQQQGTINTLAKKYFGDIDVTVK, from the coding sequence ATGAAAAACTCACTGAAAATGCTGATTGCCGCCGGCTGCCTGCTGGCAAGTGGCGCAACCCTGGGCGCGGAACAAAGCATGCGTTTTGGCCTGGAGGCATTGTATCCGCCGTTCGAATCAAAGTCCGCCAGCGGGCAGTTGGAAGGCTTCGATATTGATTTGGGCAACGCGGTGTGCGCGGCAGCGAAACTGAAATGCAGCTGGGTGGAGGCATCGTTTGACAGCCTGATCCCGGCGCTGCAGGCACGCAAATTCGACGTTATCAATTCGGCGATGAACATCACCCAGCAGCGCAAACAGGCGATTGATTTCACCAATGCCATCTACCAAGTGCCGAACCGCCTGATTGCCAAAGCAGACAGCGGCCTGAAGCCAGATGCACAGTCGCTGGCCGGTAAAAGCGTCGGCGTGTTGCAAGGCTCAATCCAGGAGAGCTACGCCAAGGCGCACTGGGCGCCGAAAGGGGTGAACGTGGTTTCTTATCAGGATCAAAACCAGGTTTATCTGGATCTGACCGCCGGCCGCCTTGACGCCACCTTGATCATGGCTCCAGCAGGCCAGGGCGGCTTCCTCGATCGGCCGGATGGCAAAGGGTTTGCGTTCGTTGGCGATACGGTACACGACGAGAAAATCTTCGGTGAAGGCATCGCCTTCGGCCTGCGTAAAGGCGATGACGCGCTGCGCAACAAGCTGAACGCCGCCATTGCCGAAGTTCAGCAGCAGGGCACGATCAATACGCTGGCGAAGAAGTATTTTGGCGATATTGATGTGACGGTGAAGTAA
- a CDS encoding N-acetylmuramoyl-L-alanine amidase-like domain-containing protein → MTLDPQTLHTLQACLALRAATPPGAAKGELRALLAQQFLGLPYAANQLVGSATVPERLIIDFRGLDCFTLLDYVAALGVSDSVAAFIQNLIETRYADGEISFPQRKHFFSDWACRSKVVARDITALIGSLAVTVEKSLNQKADGGVYLAGLPVVARTITHIPGTDVDAGCISRLRSGDYIGIYTPLAGLDVTHVGILVHTAAGPVLRHASSHPSRHKVVDSPFIEYVRATSGIVVLRPE, encoded by the coding sequence ATGACGCTCGATCCGCAAACCTTGCATACCCTTCAGGCCTGCCTCGCGCTACGCGCGGCCACCCCGCCAGGCGCCGCCAAAGGTGAGCTGCGCGCCCTGCTGGCGCAGCAATTCCTGGGGCTCCCCTATGCGGCCAACCAGCTTGTCGGCTCGGCGACGGTGCCGGAACGGTTAATCATCGATTTCCGCGGGCTGGACTGCTTTACCTTGCTCGATTATGTCGCCGCGCTGGGTGTATCAGACAGCGTAGCCGCGTTTATACAAAACCTGATCGAAACCCGCTATGCCGACGGTGAAATCAGCTTCCCCCAGCGCAAGCATTTCTTTAGCGACTGGGCCTGCCGCAGCAAAGTCGTGGCCCGCGACATCACGGCCCTGATCGGTTCACTGGCCGTAACGGTCGAAAAAAGCCTTAACCAAAAGGCCGACGGGGGCGTTTACCTGGCAGGCCTGCCGGTGGTGGCGCGCACCATCACCCATATCCCCGGCACAGACGTCGACGCAGGCTGCATCTCCCGCCTGCGCAGCGGTGATTACATCGGCATTTACACCCCGCTCGCCGGTTTGGACGTCACCCACGTCGGCATTCTGGTACACACCGCCGCCGGGCCGGTGCTGCGCCATGCATCCTCTCACCCAAGCCGGCACAAAGTGGTCGATTCCCCTTTTATCGAATACGTCAGGGCCACCTCAGGCATCGTGGTGCTGCGGCCAGAATAA
- a CDS encoding methionine aminotransferase, with translation MQSACSQRSKLPDVGTTIFTVIGQLSAEHQALNLSQGAPNFACAPELTEAVAQAMRAGHNQYAPMSGVAALRAALAAKIEKLYGARYHPDDEITVIASASEGLYSSISALVHPGDEVIYFEPAFDSYAPIVRLQGATPVAIALSLEDFHIDWDQVAAAINGNTRMIIINSPHNPSGNVLNEHDIERLIALTRNTDIVILSDEVYEHVVFDGQLHHSMARHPQLAERSVVVSSFGKTYHVTGWRVGYCMAPAALMDEIRKVHQFMVFSADTPMQYAFAAALADAQSYLGLAAFYQQKRDLLANALKDSRFELLPSRGSFFMLARFSGFSNESDNDFAVRLIREAKVATIPLSAFYSNGTDTGIIRLSFSKDNDTLLEGARRLCQV, from the coding sequence ATGCAGAGCGCCTGCTCACAACGTTCAAAACTACCGGACGTTGGCACCACTATTTTTACCGTGATCGGCCAGCTTAGCGCTGAACATCAGGCTCTTAACCTGTCGCAGGGCGCACCGAATTTCGCCTGCGCGCCCGAACTGACCGAAGCTGTGGCGCAAGCCATGCGCGCGGGTCATAACCAGTATGCGCCGATGAGCGGTGTGGCGGCATTGCGCGCGGCGTTGGCGGCAAAGATTGAAAAATTATATGGCGCACGCTATCACCCCGATGATGAAATCACCGTGATCGCCAGCGCCAGCGAAGGGTTATATTCCTCAATCAGCGCGCTGGTGCACCCGGGCGATGAGGTGATCTACTTTGAGCCGGCGTTTGACAGCTATGCCCCGATCGTGCGCCTGCAGGGCGCCACGCCGGTGGCGATCGCGCTCTCGCTGGAAGATTTTCACATTGATTGGGATCAAGTGGCCGCCGCCATCAACGGCAACACGCGCATGATCATTATCAATAGCCCGCACAACCCCAGCGGCAACGTGCTGAATGAACATGATATTGAACGATTGATCGCGCTAACGCGCAATACTGATATCGTGATCCTGTCCGACGAAGTTTATGAACACGTGGTGTTCGACGGCCAACTCCACCACAGCATGGCGCGCCACCCGCAGTTAGCTGAACGCAGCGTGGTGGTCTCTTCCTTTGGCAAAACCTACCACGTGACTGGCTGGCGCGTGGGTTACTGCATGGCGCCAGCCGCGCTGATGGATGAGATTCGTAAAGTGCACCAGTTTATGGTGTTCTCGGCCGACACCCCGATGCAATATGCCTTTGCCGCGGCGCTGGCCGATGCGCAAAGCTATCTGGGGCTGGCTGCGTTTTACCAGCAAAAGCGCGATCTGCTGGCCAACGCGCTGAAAGATTCGCGTTTTGAACTGCTGCCAAGCCGCGGGAGCTTCTTTATGCTGGCGCGCTTTAGCGGTTTCAGCAATGAAAGCGATAACGACTTTGCGGTGCGCCTGATCCGCGAAGCCAAGGTCGCAACCATTCCGCTGTCGGCGTTTTACAGCAACGGCACGGACACCGGCATCATTCGGTTAAGCTTCTCTAAAGATAACGATACCCTGCTCGAAGGCGCCCGCCGCCTGTGCCAGGTATAA